A DNA window from Kitasatospora atroaurantiaca contains the following coding sequences:
- a CDS encoding histidine decarboxylase has product MSPTITRAVGADAELDGSDFEIPADGLADEERLRALDRMDEYLTRKRRHLVGYQATQDMAGSALDLARFMLSNINNLGDPFHSGGYKPNTKVVERAVLDYYAKLWHAERPYDPADPESYWGYMLSMGSTEGNMYALWNARDYLGGSNTLPGSDALRPVAFYSEDTHYSFAKAVRVLGVDTFHAVGLERYPDECPLGGPWPTEVPSQPGPSGNSSDGPGAMDVDALAVLVEFFAAKGHPIFVNFNLGSTFKGAHDDVRQACERLLPIFEKHGLIQREVVHGRDPKTGRPLVELRRGFWIHVDGALGAGYVPFLRMAAEDPAKFGWTPEENLPEFDFGLTLPTREFGDLDMVSSIAMSGHKWPGVPWPCGVFMTKVKYQRDPPSQPEYIGAPDSTFAGSRNGFSPLMLWDHLSRHSYQDQVDRIRKAQELAGYLEHRLHALEQEKGVELWPARTPGSITVRFRKPSPELVAKWSLSSENVLTTPGDQSTRRSYVHVFLMPSVDRAKLDALLDDLADDPVFTG; this is encoded by the coding sequence ATGAGCCCCACCATCACCCGTGCCGTCGGTGCGGACGCGGAGCTGGACGGTAGCGACTTCGAGATCCCTGCCGACGGGCTGGCCGACGAGGAGCGCCTGCGCGCCCTCGACCGGATGGACGAGTACCTGACGCGCAAGCGCCGGCACCTGGTCGGCTACCAGGCCACCCAGGACATGGCGGGCAGCGCCCTCGACCTCGCCCGGTTCATGCTGAGCAACATCAACAACCTGGGCGACCCGTTCCATAGCGGCGGCTACAAGCCGAACACCAAGGTCGTCGAACGCGCGGTGCTCGACTACTACGCCAAGCTCTGGCACGCCGAGCGGCCGTACGACCCGGCCGACCCCGAGTCGTACTGGGGCTACATGCTGTCCATGGGCTCGACCGAGGGCAACATGTACGCGCTCTGGAACGCGCGGGACTACCTGGGCGGCTCCAACACCCTCCCCGGCTCCGACGCCCTCCGGCCGGTGGCGTTCTACTCGGAGGACACCCACTACTCCTTCGCCAAGGCGGTCCGGGTACTGGGCGTCGACACCTTCCACGCGGTGGGCCTGGAGAGGTACCCGGACGAGTGTCCGCTGGGCGGCCCCTGGCCCACCGAGGTGCCCTCGCAGCCCGGCCCGTCGGGCAACTCCTCGGACGGCCCCGGCGCCATGGACGTCGACGCGCTGGCGGTGCTGGTGGAGTTCTTCGCCGCGAAGGGGCACCCGATCTTCGTCAACTTCAACCTCGGAAGCACCTTCAAGGGCGCCCACGACGACGTCCGTCAGGCCTGTGAGCGGTTGTTGCCGATCTTTGAGAAGCACGGGCTGATCCAGCGCGAGGTGGTCCATGGCCGGGACCCGAAGACCGGCAGGCCGCTGGTCGAGCTGCGGCGTGGCTTCTGGATCCACGTGGACGGCGCCCTCGGGGCCGGTTACGTACCGTTCCTGCGGATGGCCGCCGAGGACCCGGCGAAGTTCGGCTGGACGCCGGAGGAGAACCTGCCGGAGTTCGACTTCGGTCTCACCCTGCCCACCCGGGAGTTCGGCGACCTCGACATGGTCTCGTCGATCGCCATGAGCGGGCACAAGTGGCCCGGCGTCCCGTGGCCGTGCGGCGTCTTCATGACGAAGGTCAAGTACCAGCGCGACCCGCCGTCCCAGCCGGAATACATCGGCGCACCGGACAGCACCTTCGCGGGATCCCGCAACGGATTCTCACCGCTGATGCTCTGGGACCACCTGTCCCGGCACTCCTACCAGGACCAGGTCGACCGGATCCGCAAGGCCCAGGAGCTGGCCGGCTACCTGGAACACCGACTCCACGCCCTGGAACAGGAGAAGGGCGTCGAGTTGTGGCCGGCCCGTACCCCGGGCTCCATCACCGTGCGGTTCCGCAAGCCCAGCCCGGAGCTGGTGGCCAAGTGGTCGCTGTCCTCCGAGAACGTACTGACCACCCCGGGCGACCAGAGCACCCGCCGCAGCTATGTGCACGTCTTCCTGATGCCCTCGGTCGACCGGGCGAAGCTGGACGCCCTGCTGGACGATCTCGCCGACGACCCGGTCTTCACGGGGTAG
- a CDS encoding Lrp/AsnC family transcriptional regulator has product MPNYPQVPQAPIDDIDQAILRALVDNARTPNNALAEAVGIAASTCLARVRALRERGIIRGFRTEVDPAAIGLALQAMISVRLRAHTREQNESFRSTAPDLPGVMAVFHMAGSDDYLLHVGVAGPEALRDFVVDHLTTHPAVAQTRTNLIFEQIPGRRYLAPKS; this is encoded by the coding sequence GTGCCGAATTATCCGCAGGTGCCGCAGGCGCCCATCGACGACATCGACCAGGCGATCCTGCGCGCCCTCGTCGACAACGCCCGTACGCCGAACAACGCGCTCGCCGAGGCGGTGGGCATCGCCGCCTCGACCTGCCTGGCCCGGGTACGCGCGCTGCGGGAGCGCGGGATCATCCGAGGCTTCCGGACCGAGGTCGACCCGGCGGCGATCGGGCTGGCGCTGCAGGCGATGATCTCGGTTCGGCTGCGGGCGCACACCCGCGAGCAGAACGAGAGCTTCCGGAGCACGGCCCCTGACCTGCCCGGCGTCATGGCGGTGTTCCACATGGCCGGATCGGACGACTACCTGCTGCACGTCGGCGTGGCCGGCCCGGAGGCGCTGCGCGACTTCGTCGTGGACCACCTCACCACCCACCCGGCAGTGGCGCAGACCCGGACCAACCTGATCTTCGAGCAGATACCCGGCCGCCGCTACCTGGCGCCGAAGTCGTGA
- a CDS encoding SDR family oxidoreductase, which produces MIVVTGATGNIGRTLVPLLAEAGEEVVAVSRRPEPAGLPAGVRHARADLGDAASMRPVLDGADAFFILLGGELNGRGESPKALLEAAEAAGVKRLVLLSSQLNSTRPEALSHTRLREFEDAVRASGPDFTILRPAGFASNAFAWAEAVRTKRTVFAPFGDVALPVIDPADIAEVAAAALRDEGHAGRTYELTGPEAIGPRRQAAVISEALGEEIGFRELSREEAHAHMAQFMPEEVIGGTLDVLGVPLPAEQVISPDVENVLHRPARSFGEWVARNLPAFR; this is translated from the coding sequence ATGATCGTCGTGACGGGTGCGACCGGCAACATCGGGCGGACGCTGGTGCCGCTGCTGGCCGAGGCGGGCGAGGAGGTCGTGGCCGTCTCGCGCCGGCCGGAGCCCGCCGGGCTTCCGGCGGGCGTCCGGCACGCCCGGGCCGACCTCGGGGACGCCGCGAGCATGCGGCCGGTCCTCGATGGCGCCGATGCCTTCTTCATCCTGCTGGGCGGCGAGCTCAACGGCCGCGGCGAGAGCCCGAAGGCCCTGCTGGAAGCGGCCGAGGCCGCCGGCGTCAAGCGGCTCGTCCTGCTCTCCTCCCAGCTCAACTCCACACGCCCTGAGGCTCTTTCGCACACCCGCCTGCGCGAGTTCGAGGATGCCGTGCGCGCGTCCGGACCGGATTTCACCATCCTTCGCCCGGCCGGTTTCGCCTCCAACGCCTTCGCCTGGGCCGAGGCGGTCCGCACGAAGCGCACGGTCTTCGCCCCGTTCGGAGATGTGGCGCTGCCCGTCATCGACCCGGCGGACATCGCCGAGGTCGCCGCTGCCGCGCTGCGCGACGAAGGCCACGCGGGCCGTACGTACGAGCTGACCGGCCCCGAGGCGATCGGCCCGCGTCGGCAGGCTGCGGTGATCTCCGAGGCTCTGGGCGAGGAGATCGGCTTCAGGGAGCTCTCCCGCGAGGAGGCCCACGCCCACATGGCGCAGTTCATGCCGGAGGAGGTCATCGGCGGCACCCTGGACGTCCTCGGGGTCCCGCTCCCGGCCGAGCAGGTGATCAGCCCCGACGTGGAGAACGTCCTCCACCGTCCGGCCAGGTCCTTCGGCGAATGGGTGGCGCGCAACCTGCCCGCCTTCCGGTAG
- a CDS encoding TetR/AcrR family transcriptional regulator encodes MTDSVKPRAARAADKRRRLTAAAAQVLHEQGVERTTLADIARVADVPVGNVYYYFKTKDELVQAALSEHTAHLDELTGRLDQLSDPLERLKGLIEAWVGRRDIAARYGCPTGTLAVELDKRADGTLDAEAGAVIRRLLDWAGHQFRALDLPDPDDLAVTLVSAYQGMSLLANALRDPDIMTRQGTRLIHWLDSLKAPDRTP; translated from the coding sequence GTGACTGACTCAGTGAAGCCCCGGGCAGCGCGGGCGGCCGACAAGCGCCGACGGCTCACGGCCGCGGCAGCCCAGGTGCTGCACGAGCAGGGCGTCGAACGGACCACCCTCGCCGACATCGCGCGCGTGGCCGACGTCCCGGTCGGGAACGTCTACTACTACTTCAAGACCAAGGACGAACTGGTCCAGGCCGCGCTGTCCGAGCACACCGCACACCTGGACGAACTGACCGGCCGGCTGGACCAGTTGTCCGACCCGCTCGAACGCCTCAAGGGCCTGATCGAAGCCTGGGTCGGCCGGCGCGACATCGCCGCCCGCTACGGCTGCCCCACGGGCACCCTGGCCGTCGAACTCGACAAGCGCGCGGACGGGACCCTCGACGCGGAAGCCGGCGCAGTGATCCGGCGGCTGCTCGACTGGGCCGGGCACCAGTTCCGCGCCCTGGACCTGCCCGACCCGGACGACCTCGCCGTCACCCTGGTCTCCGCCTACCAGGGCATGTCACTCCTGGCCAACGCCCTGCGCGACCCGGACATCATGACCCGCCAGGGCACCCGGCTCATCCACTGGCTCGACTCCCTGAAGGCCCCCGACCGGACCCCTTGA
- a CDS encoding sigma-70 family RNA polymerase sigma factor: MTGTASARLVRRTDGVRPMADDREEFTRLTAVYRPELLVHCYRMLGSIHDAEDLVQETYLRAWRAYDRFEGRSSLRVWLYRIATNACLTALRHRSTRLLPSGLAGPSEDPEQPLVLARPGVEWLEPLADPAVIAATRGSVRLALISALQHLPPRQRAVLILRDVLVWRASEVAELLDTTTAAVNSALQRARSQLEREAPREEEVAEPAEPEHRRLIDRYATAFEQADIDGLLRLLREDVALEMPPHLTWFRGREAVGRFIGSRVLGGPGVNRMVPTTANGQPAFAVYRREEDGLHHAHGLQVVTVTSTGIARIVTFLEPDLLTAFGLSPTLSPRRPPA, from the coding sequence ATGACAGGAACAGCGAGTGCGCGATTGGTGCGCCGGACGGACGGGGTGAGGCCGATGGCCGACGACCGCGAGGAGTTCACCCGGCTCACTGCGGTCTATCGGCCGGAGCTGCTGGTGCACTGCTACCGCATGCTCGGATCGATCCACGACGCGGAGGACCTCGTCCAGGAGACGTATCTGCGAGCCTGGCGTGCGTACGACCGCTTCGAGGGCCGGTCCTCGCTGCGCGTCTGGCTCTACCGGATCGCCACCAACGCCTGCCTGACCGCCCTCCGGCACCGAAGCACCCGCCTTCTGCCCTCCGGACTCGCCGGCCCGAGCGAGGATCCGGAGCAGCCGCTCGTCCTCGCCAGGCCCGGCGTCGAGTGGCTGGAGCCGCTCGCCGATCCGGCGGTCATCGCCGCCACCCGCGGCAGCGTCCGGCTCGCGCTGATCAGCGCGCTGCAGCATCTGCCCCCGAGGCAGCGGGCGGTGCTGATCCTCCGCGATGTGCTGGTCTGGCGGGCCTCGGAGGTCGCGGAGCTGCTCGACACCACGACGGCCGCCGTCAACAGCGCCCTCCAGCGCGCCCGATCGCAGCTCGAACGAGAAGCGCCCCGGGAGGAGGAGGTCGCCGAACCCGCCGAGCCGGAGCACCGAAGGCTGATCGACCGGTACGCCACGGCCTTCGAACAGGCCGACATCGACGGCCTGCTGCGGCTGCTGCGCGAGGACGTGGCGCTGGAGATGCCGCCGCACCTGACCTGGTTCCGCGGCCGCGAGGCGGTCGGCCGCTTCATCGGCAGCAGGGTCCTCGGCGGCCCGGGCGTCAACCGGATGGTCCCCACCACGGCGAACGGCCAGCCGGCGTTCGCCGTCTACCGGCGCGAGGAGGACGGGCTCCACCACGCGCACGGCCTCCAGGTGGTCACCGTCACCTCCACCGGCATCGCCCGGATCGTCACCTTCCTGGAGCCGGACCTGCTCACAGCATTCGGCCTGAGCCCGACCCTCTCCCCGCGACGGCCTCCGGCCTGA
- a CDS encoding SDR family oxidoreductase has protein sequence MPTQDIAGTTALVTGASRGFGRGIAVALSQAGAQVVGVARDRAQLEDVRAQLGDTFTPVVADVTDPVVAGRLIDRYRPRTLVLNAGASPLSRPIHRHTWETFSRNWEVDVKHAFHWIREALLAPLAPGSTVIAFSSGAALNGSPISGGYAGAKAAIRFVAAYAGEESQREGLGIRFVSVLPKLTPATGLGEAAVAAYAARAGVDIPTFLDRLGTTLTPEQVGKAVLDLAADPGHDRAAYLLAAEGLSALG, from the coding sequence ATGCCCACGCAGGACATCGCCGGAACGACGGCACTCGTCACCGGAGCGAGCAGGGGGTTCGGCCGCGGCATCGCCGTCGCGCTCTCCCAGGCCGGCGCCCAGGTCGTGGGGGTCGCTCGCGACCGGGCGCAGCTGGAGGACGTCCGGGCGCAGCTCGGCGACACGTTCACCCCGGTGGTCGCGGACGTGACCGACCCCGTTGTGGCCGGTCGCCTGATCGACCGGTACCGGCCGCGCACGCTCGTGCTCAACGCGGGAGCGAGCCCGCTCTCCCGCCCGATCCACCGGCACACCTGGGAGACCTTCAGCCGGAATTGGGAGGTCGACGTCAAGCACGCGTTCCACTGGATCCGTGAGGCTCTGCTCGCCCCCCTCGCTCCCGGCAGCACGGTGATCGCCTTCTCCAGCGGCGCCGCGCTCAACGGCTCGCCGATCAGCGGGGGCTACGCCGGGGCCAAGGCCGCGATCAGGTTCGTCGCCGCGTACGCCGGCGAGGAGTCGCAGCGCGAGGGCCTCGGCATCAGGTTCGTCTCGGTGCTCCCCAAGCTCACCCCGGCCACCGGCCTGGGGGAGGCCGCCGTGGCGGCGTACGCGGCCCGCGCCGGCGTCGACATCCCCACCTTCCTCGACCGGCTCGGAACGACCCTCACCCCCGAGCAGGTCGGCAAGGCCGTCCTCGACCTCGCCGCCGACCCCGGTCACGACCGGGCCGCCTATCTGCTCGCCGCCGAGGGTCTGAGCGCGCTGGGCTGA
- a CDS encoding carboxymuconolactone decarboxylase family protein encodes MATTSDTPVLDTLAAMTLDSVERCGLSADMLILTRIAALAAMDAPAVSYLAHIDAAAKANLTPRQLQDILVAIAPIVGTARVMSAATHITEALGIAIAVAEAEAEAEA; translated from the coding sequence ATGGCCACAACATCCGACACCCCTGTCCTGGACACCCTCGCAGCCATGACCCTCGACTCGGTCGAGCGATGCGGGCTGTCCGCGGACATGCTCATCCTCACCCGCATCGCGGCTCTCGCCGCCATGGACGCACCAGCGGTGTCCTACCTCGCCCACATCGACGCGGCCGCCAAGGCCAACCTCACACCGAGGCAGCTGCAGGACATCCTGGTCGCGATCGCGCCCATCGTGGGCACCGCCCGCGTCATGTCCGCGGCCACCCACATCACCGAGGCCCTCGGCATCGCCATCGCCGTGGCCGAGGCTGAGGCCGAGGCCGAGGCCTAG
- a CDS encoding putative Ig domain-containing protein, whose protein sequence is MGNSPTTRRARFGALTGAVSLALAVGGLTAAAVPAQASPAPLTSAAQGGPKNPYSPAYQHGYRHGVVPTVELNTKMHGWDASHSANAATGQQTLSYGGGVDGIGVQSGHSKVYLVFYGNQWGTQGTDANGNATFTGDANGAAAATQNMFKGIGTNNETWSADLTQWCDGPNVATGATSCPANANFIPYQAGGVLSGVWYDNAAASPSSATGHQLAVEAVNAAAHFGNTTAASNRNAYYVILSPHGTNPDNYQSPTQGYCAWHDWNGDTTLSGGGAASSPYGDIAFSNQPYNIDMGAGCGVGFINSPGTLDGWTMTLGHEWQEMMSDQNPAGGWTNHTGSSYNGQENSDECAWLKAGTTGGAANITFATGTFAEQASWSNDTNSCAISHAILTHGNTVTVTSPGNQSGTVGTAAGLQVSATDSASGQTLTYSATGLPAGLSISSSGLISGTPTTAGTSNVTVTATDGTGASGSASFSWTVSGSGGGCTASQLLGNTGFETGSAAPWTASSGVISNSASEAAHSGSWKAWLDGYGSTHTDTLSQTVTIPAGCRATLSFWLHIDTAETGSTAYDKLTVQADSTTLATYSNVNAASGYVQKTFDLSSYAGQTVTLKFTGTEDSSLKTSFVIDDTALNVS, encoded by the coding sequence ATGGGTAATTCCCCCACCACCCGCCGTGCGAGATTCGGGGCGCTGACCGGCGCCGTCTCACTCGCACTCGCCGTAGGCGGCCTCACCGCCGCGGCAGTCCCCGCGCAGGCCAGCCCCGCGCCGCTCACCTCAGCCGCGCAGGGCGGCCCCAAGAACCCGTACAGCCCGGCGTACCAGCACGGATACCGGCACGGTGTGGTTCCGACCGTCGAGCTGAACACCAAGATGCACGGCTGGGACGCGAGCCACTCGGCCAACGCCGCCACCGGGCAGCAGACGCTGTCCTACGGCGGGGGCGTCGACGGCATCGGCGTCCAGAGCGGCCACTCCAAGGTCTACCTGGTGTTCTACGGAAACCAGTGGGGCACCCAGGGCACCGATGCCAACGGCAACGCGACCTTCACCGGTGACGCGAACGGTGCCGCGGCCGCCACCCAGAACATGTTCAAGGGCATCGGCACCAACAACGAGACGTGGTCGGCCGACCTGACCCAGTGGTGCGACGGCCCGAACGTGGCCACCGGCGCGACCAGTTGCCCCGCGAACGCCAACTTCATCCCGTACCAGGCCGGCGGCGTGCTCTCCGGCGTGTGGTACGACAACGCGGCCGCCTCGCCGAGCTCGGCGACCGGCCACCAACTGGCCGTGGAGGCCGTCAACGCGGCCGCGCACTTCGGCAACACCACGGCCGCCTCGAACCGGAACGCGTACTACGTCATCCTGTCGCCGCACGGCACCAACCCGGACAACTACCAGAGCCCCACCCAGGGTTACTGTGCCTGGCACGACTGGAACGGCGACACCACGCTGAGCGGTGGGGGTGCGGCTTCCTCGCCGTACGGTGACATCGCGTTCAGCAACCAGCCGTACAACATCGACATGGGTGCGGGCTGCGGCGTCGGCTTCATCAACTCGCCCGGCACCCTTGACGGCTGGACCATGACCCTCGGCCACGAGTGGCAGGAGATGATGTCCGACCAGAACCCGGCGGGCGGCTGGACCAACCACACCGGGAGCTCCTACAACGGTCAGGAGAACTCCGACGAGTGCGCCTGGCTGAAGGCGGGCACCACCGGCGGCGCGGCCAACATCACCTTCGCCACCGGCACCTTCGCCGAGCAGGCCAGCTGGTCCAACGACACCAACTCCTGCGCCATCTCGCACGCGATCCTCACCCACGGCAACACGGTCACCGTGACCAGCCCGGGCAACCAGAGCGGCACCGTCGGTACGGCGGCCGGCCTGCAGGTCAGCGCCACGGACTCGGCCTCCGGCCAGACCCTCACCTACTCGGCCACCGGTCTGCCGGCCGGCCTGTCGATCTCGTCCAGCGGCCTGATCTCCGGTACTCCGACCACCGCGGGCACCTCCAACGTCACCGTCACCGCGACGGACGGCACCGGCGCCTCCGGCTCGGCCTCCTTCAGCTGGACGGTCAGCGGCAGCGGCGGCGGCTGCACCGCCTCCCAGCTGCTCGGCAACACCGGCTTCGAGACCGGCTCGGCGGCGCCGTGGACCGCCTCCTCCGGCGTGATCTCCAACTCCGCCTCCGAGGCCGCCCACTCCGGCTCGTGGAAGGCCTGGCTGGACGGCTACGGCAGCACCCACACCGACACCCTCTCGCAGACCGTCACCATCCCGGCCGGCTGCCGGGCCACCCTCTCCTTCTGGCTCCACATCGACACCGCCGAGACCGGCAGCACCGCCTACGACAAGCTGACCGTCCAGGCCGACTCCACCACCCTCGCCACGTACTCCAACGTGAACGCGGCATCGGGCTACGTGCAGAAGACCTTCGACCTCTCCAGCTACGCAGGTCAGACCGTCACCCTGAAGTTCACCGGCACCGAGGACTCCTCGCTGAAGACCAGCTTCGTGATCGACGACACCGCGCTGAACGTCTCCTGA
- a CDS encoding PadR family transcriptional regulator, with translation MSVPLTLLGLLEREPSHGYDLKRDYDAFFGRGKPLPFGQVYATLGRLARDGKVVTGEAEPGDGPDRKRYVITDAGVTEFETWLAEPVPAEPNLQTVLFTKVVLALMLGRSAEQYLDTQRAAHMKRMRELTELRRTGALVDALLADHGLFHLEADLRWIDLTAARLDALAEAVRS, from the coding sequence ATGAGTGTTCCTTTGACCCTTCTGGGGCTGCTTGAGCGGGAGCCGAGCCACGGCTACGACCTCAAGCGCGACTACGACGCCTTCTTCGGCCGGGGCAAGCCCCTGCCGTTCGGTCAGGTCTACGCCACGCTCGGCCGGTTGGCCCGGGACGGCAAGGTGGTGACGGGCGAGGCGGAGCCGGGCGACGGGCCCGATCGCAAGCGCTACGTCATCACCGATGCGGGGGTGACCGAGTTCGAGACCTGGCTCGCCGAGCCGGTCCCTGCTGAGCCGAACCTTCAGACGGTGCTCTTCACCAAGGTCGTGCTGGCCCTGATGCTCGGCCGCTCGGCGGAGCAGTACCTCGACACCCAGCGCGCCGCCCACATGAAGCGGATGCGCGAGCTGACCGAACTCCGGCGCACCGGTGCGCTGGTGGACGCGCTGCTGGCCGACCACGGCCTGTTCCATCTCGAAGCCGACCTGCGGTGGATCGACCTGACCGCCGCCCGGCTGGACGCCCTGGCGGAGGCGGTGCGCTCATGA
- a CDS encoding ABC transporter ATP-binding protein produces MTSRTHPFLEARDIELSFGETPALRGAGLSVAAGEILAVMGPSGSGKSTLLHCLAGILTPGSGEVHFDGRRIDTMSEAERSALRRDRFGFVFQFGQLVPELTAEENVALPLLLGGTRRATALKEARPWFGRLGLDGLEQRRSGELSGGQAQRVALARGLVARPQVLFADEPTGALDSLTGEHVMDLMVGAAREQGTTVVLVTHEARVAAYADREAIVRDGRATSLSPDRIAS; encoded by the coding sequence ATGACCTCTCGTACGCACCCCTTCCTCGAGGCGCGCGACATCGAGCTCTCCTTCGGCGAGACCCCGGCCCTCCGGGGCGCCGGCCTGTCGGTGGCCGCCGGCGAGATCCTGGCGGTCATGGGCCCGAGCGGTTCGGGCAAGTCGACGCTGCTGCACTGCCTGGCCGGCATCCTCACCCCCGGTTCCGGCGAGGTCCACTTCGACGGCCGCCGGATCGACACCATGTCGGAGGCGGAGCGCAGCGCCCTGCGGCGCGACCGCTTCGGTTTCGTGTTCCAGTTCGGCCAGCTCGTCCCCGAGTTGACCGCCGAGGAGAACGTCGCCTTACCCCTGTTGCTGGGTGGCACCCGCCGGGCGACGGCCCTGAAGGAGGCCAGGCCCTGGTTCGGGCGGCTCGGCCTCGACGGGCTGGAGCAGCGCAGGTCCGGCGAGCTGTCGGGGGGTCAGGCGCAGCGGGTCGCGCTGGCCCGCGGCCTGGTCGCGCGCCCGCAGGTGCTGTTCGCCGACGAGCCGACCGGGGCGCTGGACTCGCTCACCGGCGAGCACGTCATGGACCTGATGGTGGGCGCGGCCCGCGAGCAGGGCACCACCGTCGTCCTGGTCACCCACGAGGCCCGGGTGGCCGCCTACGCCGACCGCGAGGCGATCGTCCGCGACGGAAGGGCGACCTCGCTGTCACCGGATCGGATCGCCTCGTGA